A window of Nicotiana sylvestris chromosome 8, ASM39365v2, whole genome shotgun sequence genomic DNA:
AGTAATTCAAAATTTACTCATTCTAATGGACAACTAACCATCTATTGACTATGAAGATCTCAGAATTCAGATCAGGAGAAaatctaagaagaaagaaagaacttTTATAGAACGTAGTTCGAACTAGGTACATAAACAAATGTTGAAAGCTTAGATCTTAGCATTAATAAGTGAGGGCAATTTTGTTTGATCTGTATAGATTACTAAATATCGGATTCTAATGTGTTATTATGCTCACATTAGATCCGATGTATCTTTGATCTGTATAGATTATAAAAGATTTATATAGTCAATCTTAACTACTAGTATttatgatgttttatacttcaataccacacaagagggggccATTTGTGTGGTGATcaatttttcgcttaaactgaTTGTGGAAGGACCTGATTCTTCTATGTGTTCTTTCTGCTACTGTTGCAGAATAATAAATGTAGAAAGTAAATAACACAaatatttttacgtggaaaacacccggcttaaaaggtgaaaaaaccacgacctactactcagtaggattttccccaacacttcactaaatcacagagccaaaacaacatttacaaaactctttgtaaacctaagaattacctctaatcccattgtagcaaccagcctctaactgttgcaacaacttcaagttaattctaatttgaatactcaaagtacctattacaattgcttctagataaagctgaaaggtaccatatgaaaatacctactacaattgaactagaaataaagaaagacacataaaactctttatggaactggttcttcaatctggttcatgtagcttcaggtttgcacattTGAATCACACACGGACTGCTTGtaaaaagccttgctattttgctctcaattcacgtttaacttctgcatttttgtGCAACACATATAATGTGAGAACagcctgcaatttatagagttagtagatgaagaaataactagagttctgatgcaactcttccttggtgaaagagttctagttgatctcaacttctaactccttctctatcttggataatgttctctttgagtaaggagtccttctccttatcaattatgcaaccttttcgatcaggagatattaaatacatcaagttaagcttatctccttcacgtgcatctcacatgctcgaatctgcccgtttttgtgcacctgagggatggacatggttcatgcctgagcttcctttgtcaatcttcaaaactaaccttcacttgggccaacaaattccccctttttgatgatggcaaactctgtgcttttcattATCTTAGGCCCTGTTTCAACTTAGCTCAACATCAACATAATGTtagaaatatttttcttttttatcacTTATTATCAAGGACCAggtacattaggttataaacatcattgTTCAAAGTGTAAAGCATAAtctttttccccttttggcatcatcgaaaagttgcataaaatgtgagataaccagattttaaaactTACTCATGGTCACTggggctacttcaaatgcaatcatgaattaatcatcatagatcaagctaaaaattttaaccatcaaagaaatataaacaaacagTTAGAGCAAAAGACACTAAATTTCATTGATGATTGATAAGATTCTACCACAGagcataagaagaaataaaaatattggaaacatgagcaaaaataacaaaaaatcccGAACTGGGTCACTGGTTGATCTACACTAGGCTAGAAAGCTTAGGACAGGGAAGAACTAGGTGTTTGGTTTTTGACTTGAAGGAGTTTCAGCATAccttgaagaatgccatcattcttctctttttctcttgtcaactcagttctgagagcatctctcttaGTCTTCACCTCaaccaacctcttcttcagccTTTCAATCTCAACATCCTTAGCCCCACTTTCTTGCACCAAGGCTCTGACCTTGTTATTCACTGGTACCTTTCtggatgaactaggttctttatGAGTGATATTGACTTCATAATCGCAAACAAGCAGAGTATTAACCCAAAAATGATCCATGCTTGTACTAACCTCTCACTTTTTTATAGTTACATTAAAATATGCAAGCACAATTATGAGAATGAAGCCATAGCGAATGGTATGAGTTTTGGTGTCATTGATAACTCTATCAAGAAACTGGATTATAGCTTTTAGTTACTTTCTTCAGTAGGTCTGCGAGAGTTTCCTCTATAGATGAACCGGGTTCATCTCCCCAAACAACCATTGCCCCTGCGTCCTTGGTTAAACTCACAGGAGTGGGTAAAGAATCAGCCACTTTTgtcccctttcccctcacagtaatcctagcacccttgctctccttttttttcatttttaccaccaacttctTCAGATTCTGTAGTTTCAACACCTGCTATAGATCTTACAAATCTATTCTCCAAATTTTCAGCAACTTTAGAAATTGTCTCAGGAGAAACTTTAGGATCAGAAGATACCTGTTCAGTTTCGGAAGAACCATTTTCTTCCCCCTGAGTAACAGACTTAAAAGAATCTAGGTAGTTTAATACGGTCAGGAGTCTTGAACGTAACTAGTTCACTTGTAACAGATAAGTTCACAAGAACTTTGGTATttggtaggactctgctcatgatccaaatatagttatttcaaattatgtcgagtgtagaaaacataccgtgttatcttgatgaaccaggttcttcacataattctcttgtgtaagtcaaaatttgccaaaatagagaaaatatcattagagattaatgagtcattttaacaCATGACACAAACGTATACTATggaaagtatgagactgagcaagatttaaactaattatacacaatttacaaactttctaaccaaattttttcaattttttttcattttttccttttaacCTCGAACTGGTCCTTTTAGGCGATCTTAATCATTCCTAATTCCAACTTGTTCCTAtcaaagtgatctctacttaaggcttttgtgaagatgtcagcaatttgcttgtTAGTATCACAAACCTCCATAGTGACCAAGCATTTCTCATAGTTGTCTCTCAAAAAATGGTGTCTaccatctatgtgcttagttctcttatgatgaactggTTTCTTtgtcatactaatagcactagtgttattacaaaaaatagggatgcaaccaacatcaattccaaagttcaataattgttgtttgatccacaacaGTTAAGCATAATATGAAGCAGCAGCAACATACTCcgcttcagcagtagataaggccactgaattttgccttttggtagcccatgacacaagacatgaaccaaggaagtgtgtCATACCTAatgtgctcttcctatccacaaggaaacctgcataatcaacatcagtatatcccactaggttaaaattactaccttttggataccaaaggaAAAGGCCAGTGATGCCTTTCAAGTATCTAAATATtctcttgacaacagtcaagtgagacttctttggatttgcctgaaatcgagcacaaagacctatactgaaaacaatgtcaggtctgctagttgtaagatacaaaagagaaccaatcattcccctatacaacttctaatcaacagatgaaccaggttcatctatatccaatttcgtggatgttgcaataggagtgtcaatttctttggatgttccttcctggttttgttactgaggaataggttcatggacaagttccctcgaggtttgaggatcagttcctctctactcagttccccctgtcatgtTGCCCTGGGTAGAAGGAcatgttccatcacctgttccttcctcTGATGCATCTTCAGGCTGGACTGTGGTTTCACCATTTGAATTTCTTATCAGCCCAATCTCTTCATTATCTTGTTCCtacctctcagaaagaatgttagttttttttaaaaaaataacatatacattTTTTCTACCCACATAGTTCTTTTACTGTatatcttataagctttactatgtgaagaatatcccaagaatactccctcatcacttctaggatcatacttacctagggagtctttgccattattgtgcacaaaacacttgcatctaaatgccctaagatgAGATATATTTAGCTTTCTCTCTTTAAGTGACTCATAGGGAATTTTCttaacaagaggtctagtcatgtaACTATTTATGATATAGCATgcaaaaattcagcaaacttagcattttcaaattcagttccatgatcagacctaattgatgcaagttgattacgtagttgtttctgagttgttctaacaaaagaagtaaatatgtcaaatgtttcatctttagatgttaaaaataatatccaAGTAAaactagagtaatcatcaacaaacACCATCACATATTTTTTACCACCTCtgcttaatgttctcattggaccacagagatccatatggaccagttctatcgttctggtggtgcttaccactttcttgcatttaaaagaggatcttacctgcttccccttgcacaagcctcacaaactttgtctttcttgaacttgatgttaggcagccctatcaccagatccttggagactaatttgttgagttaactcagacttgcatgtccaagtctctaGTGCCAAAAAAGGGGATCATTGTCCAgtacacttaagcaagtgagtttattttctgaaagtgtggacaaatctacaatgtatgtattgtttactctttttccctgcaaaacaatcttatCAATGGTGagattaatcacaaaacattcggtagaggtgaatgctaccaagttacctctatcacaTAATTGTAATATATTGATTAGACTGTACTTTAGGCCAtatatcaagtagacattctcaatagagtgagaatcagtcttacctatctttccaaccccaatgatctcacctttcttcccatttccaaaggagacattgcctCCTTTGAGATCTTCAAGTGAAAGGAATTGGTTCTTGCTtcctgtcatatgctttgagcagccactattcATGTACCATATGTGGTTGCTCCCCTTTACTTGGACCCGCAAaaaaaatcaggggttagtcttaggaatccaaactagtttgggtccctttttataggcaaaagggtgaatccgattctttttagcccaacctGGCAGCCTGcttttcccttgaacaaattctttattcttttgactagccttttcttttgcaatacattcacttttatagtgaccagttttaccacagggtgtgcaaattttgttctcaggaagtgtgaggtacttgcttttgagatcccacttaggtgcaggggtcccgtagccaagtcctctcttattgctactatggtgttcgtatagccatgaaagtgcatcggaGGACCTGTTCCATTTACAAGTTCTGTCTAGATCATGCTTGATCTTGCTCAGATCCTcctttaggactcttatctgctcatctattttgtatagttcatctttcatttttcctatattttcttctaaagtgagttgtatGTGATCAACTTTCTTTTTACAAGTTCCTAATTTCAATTTCATCAGTTCTAAGCTCTAGGACGGTTGTGTCAAATtcatgaacctggttctttaactcagcatttttactatcactttcactagccctaagttttagatttttgcacttactttcaaaatcacacactccttagacagttgttccttttcattgtttagatccttagattcatcaatgaaatccagGAGTAATTCAGAGAGCggttctttagacaaaaatttaatcttgtctttgagatgaattatactTATCTCATATTCCTCATCAGATTCTCCAATTGCCATAAGTGTTtattcatctccatcttcatccTCTAAGTCCTCATCTGAGCTTTTTTCCCAGGCAGCAACCACaacctttgttgatcctttgttcttcttgggttgaacctgttccttcgttcagctctttccttcttccattcaatttctcATTAAGGGCAAtttttgatgtggtgatcagtcCTCCCACACTTGTAATACCCCTTATTGGTTTGTTTTTTAGGAACCCTTGGTTTGTTATAGCTTCTACTTCTTAAAGGACCCTTttctctcattaggtacttcttgaattCCTTTGTGATCATGAtcatttcatcctcctctagatcAACACCTTTAGTGATTCTGAATGCTaggctcctttccttcttgggtacatccatcttcatggtttgccttctaagttcataggtTGTGAGATATCcaattagctcatccaacttaagagtgacaatgttctttgattcctgaatagcagtgattttgctttcccaagagactagcagaacccttgtcaaaatcttctcaactttgtcttcttcaagaataacccttccaagagacttaagttcatttgtcagtgtggtgaatcttgtatacatctcttggatggtttccccttccttcatggtgaaattctcatattgaaaatacaacagtgttcctctAGACCTTTTcccttgaggtgttccttcatgagctaCTTGCAAAGTGTCCTAGATTttcttagcagtggtacaactttgaattctactgcactcatctggaccaagtccacacacaagccatttcttggccttagcattctttttctattttctcaagTCTACAACATTGCAGTCAACTCTTATTTTTGGCATGTCTACTCCTTCAACATTCTTTTTCATGGTAGCCATGGGACCATCCGTGACAATGTCCCATAGCTCATTGATAATAGCCTATATTATGCGATATAGATGCTATTTATGCTCTAATTAATCATACTTTATTGATGTTTTAAGTTCATGATAAATAAATGCTCTAATTGAGGATTTTATGCTTTGCAGGAACTAATCCGAGTTAGGAGGAGGATATAGAGTGTTTTGGGGTCAAATATGTAGATACAAGTCCAATCGAGAAGAACCCAGATGAAAACGAgcaagaaaaggtgaagaaaactGGGCAACAGTCCACCGCGACCGCAGTAGGGCCACGACTGGAATGCGGTGAAAGAAAGGCGAAAAacaaaaagtttaaaataacCATGGTCGTGCCGCAGTTGGCCCGCGACCGCAGTCGTGCCGCCTGGAGAAGGCTAAGAAAATTTAAGGGCTAAAGTGTAAAGCATGGGAAACTTATCCTAACCCTATATAAACTCAATAAACTCGCCCAAGTCAaggttaagcttgtttttagactcaattggaggcaagaacaagtgtgagaagatcaagatatcttgttatcattattttgtgaattatGAATGATTTCATAGTTTTATCTTGTTTtaccatgagtagctaaacatttaatctagggtttatggaaccaattgttagatgaagttttgactcaattttgttataatcgagccgaGTTTATTATATGACTGTTCAACTATATTTtatatggtgattaattgaatgggcccttgattaatcatGTCTAAGTgccttgtgttgcttgagaaagaatactaggttagattattgttgaacaacaccacttttgggtaattgaaaagattcattacttgaatttAAAAGTGGGGTTAGAAATAACGAAACTTTGGTTGGATAATTTAGAGCTGCATAAATTATTAgctagtaaattatcgtagttgatcgagagataattgcgGTAGCCCATAGCTCAAAATCCTCACTGAGTATTACGGCGAGATGATAGCAAAAGAGTTAAGAATTAATCTAACAATTGGAAAAATCAATACCCTAGatctttttaccattgaattatctttaatTTGGAATATTATTAGTTTTAATATCATTTTACTTTAGTTAAACAAATCCCaatatttattgataaaaatcttgTATCCAGGAATTGTTTGAGCTTGTACTAGCATCACTAAGAGTTGTAATAGTTAGGTTAGTTCCCTGaagattcgactccggacttgtaaaccagattatatttgcaacgaccgctttgtcTTTTATAAGACatgttgggcgtgatcaaattttggcaccgttgccggggaactaacagtGTTATTTATTGTaactttgaaaaatcgcctattgATGCTTTTGAAAAAAGCCTTTGGTTTGGCTAGGATTATTAGTTTAGATCAAATTTCTGTGGTGTTAAAAATATTTCCATTGAAATTCTTATGGTTGACTCTTCTGTAActcaggtgcatgcctagaagcTCTTCGAGGACTGGTGAACTACTTGAAGGATtctcagaccccgagaaaacattcCGGACATTGAACCAGGCTAACAAGAAGAGCAAACAGCTAAAACAAAATGAACAAATTGAAATTGAAATGGGTGACGTAGATAACATCAACGGGAACACCAGGAATGATCAAGATGACCCAAACGTCAGagtggtggcacctcttgtgccaaaAGTTGCACTTTATGATTTAGCACAGCCAACAGCTGACAACCTGGCCATCGCCATTGCTGTGCCCCAAATACAAGCGGAGACATTCCAAATCACCAACAACATGTTGCATCTTCTTCAGAATAAGGGATTGTTCTAcgggtcacacattgaagaccctCAACAACACCTGAAAAATTTTCTGTTGATTTGTGTGACCCAAAGGCAGCCAAATGTGACTCCAAAAGCCATCAAGTTGCTATTGTTCCCGTTCTCTGTGAATGGGGAAGCACAAACTTAGCTGAATTCACTCCCAATAAATTCCATTGccacttgggaggaattagtcaagcagtTCCTACACAAGTTTTACCCGCCCAACAAGACTGCAAGACAAATTGATGAGATATTGCAGTACTAGCAGCAACCCACTGAGACCTTGCAGGAAACTTGGGAAAGATTCAAAGGGATTCTAGTGAAGTGTCCCCACCTGGTATTCCAGACCAGATGCTTTGCCAGAGATTCTACATGGGGTTAGCAGACAATTTAAAAGCCAATGTAGATGCTTCAGCTGGGGGTGCATTTCTGAGCAACACATTCATAGAGTATAAAATCCTTCTTAACAAGATGTCTTAGAATTCGGGGTGGATGATGAGAGGTACGACCCTGACACCAATAGTGCATTTAGTTCATCTTCACCCAAATAATTCACATGCAG
This region includes:
- the LOC138876399 gene encoding uncharacterized mitochondrial protein AtMg00810-like, with the protein product MAIGESDEEYEISIIHLKDKIKFLSKEPLSELLLDFIDESKDLNNEKEQLSKECVILKEARTNSFHLKISKEAMSPLEMGRKEQDNEEIGLIRNSNGETTVQPEDASEEGTGLCARFQANPKKSHLTVVKRIFRYLKGITGLFLWYPKGSNFNLVGYTDVDYAGFLVDRKSTLGMTHFLGSCLVSWATKRQNSVALSTAEAEYVAAASYYA